The genome window TCACCAAAGGGTTGGATATATTTGATTTAGGGCAAAAACTTTCAGATTTGATTGGGTAAGTTTAGGAAGTGTTTGAGTAACAGGGTAAAAATCGGGTTTGTTATCTAAAACACTAAAAACACTTTTCACAACCCAAATATTTTCATCGATTTAAGCGTAAAAACAGACACAGGTGAAAAAATGGCAGAACATCTACTGATTCAACTGGCGCTGCTCGCGGTGGGACTGTATCTGCTGTGGGGCGGGGCGGAATTGCTGGTCAAATATTCGGTGCAGGTGGCCAGCTCGTTTGGCATCAGTCCGTTGATCATCGGGTTAACCGTCGTTTCCATCGGCACATCGCTGCCGGAGCTGTTCGTGAGTACGGTTGCCGCCATCGAAAATGAAATCGGTATTTCCATCGGCAATATTCTGGGCAGCAACATCGCCAATCTCGGGCTGATTTTGGGGCTCGGTGCACTGATTTATCCGTTGCCGGTGCAAAAAACCTGGCTTCGCCGCGAAGTGCCGTTCATGATTCTGGTAACGCTGGTTTTCGTGGGCTGCGCAATCACGGGATTTCAGATCGGCTGGGCCGAAGGCGTTTTGCTGCTGTTGTTGTTTGCGCTATTTGTCAGTTACATCCTCCGCTATTCACTGAGAGAAATGGCGGAATTTGAGGAATTGCAAAAAGCCCACAGCGATGCAAAATCACAATCGCCGCGCGTCATCCACTGGCTGCTGATTGCCGTTGGCATCGCGATTCTGGTCGGCGGCTCGAAACTGACGGTTTTCGCGGCGGTGCGGCTGGCCGAAAAGCTGGATGTGAACAACACGATTATCGGGCTCACGCTGATTGCGCTGGGCACCTCGCTGCCGGAACTGGCGACCACGCTCGTCAGCGCCGCCAAAAAAGAGGTTGATCTGGCGATCGGCAATATCATCGGGAGCAACATTTTTAACCTGGTGCTGGTCGGCGGGATCACCGCGTTTATTCGTCCGGTAGAAGTGGACCACACCATGCTGTTTTTGGAAATTCCAATCCTTGTTTTTATTACACTTATCGTTTGGCCGATCATGCGTACGGACTGGCGGATAATTCGCGGCGAAGGCTTTTCGCTGCTGCTGGTTTACATCCTGTTTATCACTTTTTCCGCCGGAATTTTGTAACATCGCGGTATTAAAACAGAAAAAAATGAACCGCAGAGAACGCGGAGAGCACAGAGAAAGCGAATGTTTTTCATCAGCAATCTCTGCGAATTCAGCGCCCTCTGCGTTTAAAAAAACGAAAAATTATGGCAAGATTACACGAATTTCAGGGTAAGGCGTTGCTCCGGCAAATGGGCATCACGGTGCCAAAAGAGGCGGTAGTCACCAGCGCTGAAGCCGCAGCGGATGCCGTCGCAATCATTGGCGGCGAAACGGTGCTGAAAGCGCAAGCCTGGACAACCGCCCGTTTCAAACAGGGATTGATCCGCTTTGCCACAACCGCTGCGGATGCGACGGCAATCACCCGCGAACTGCTCGCGCGGCAGATCAGCGGCTATCCCGTTACCCATGTGCTGGTCGAGGAAAAAATCGACATCGCGGAAGAATATTTCGCCAGCCTGATCATCAGCGATACGGAAAGTGCGCCGGTGCTCATTTTCAGTGCGACCGGCGGCAGCGGCGTGGAGGAAATCGTGCGGGAGCACCCGGACAAAGTGGCGTATTTTACCATCGATGTGCGCAACGGCATCCGCGATTTTGAGGCGCGCAACCTCGTCCGGCGAACCGGCATCCACGGCAAAGCGCAGCAGGCGATTGCCGGAATTCTGGTGAAATTGTGGCAAACCGCCCGGAAATTTGAGGCACGATCGCTGGAAATTAATCCACTCGTGAAAACCCGCGACGGGCGATTTCTGGCGGCAGACTGCCGCATCACCATCGACGATTACGCGGTGTATCGCCACCCGGAGCTGGGCATCGAGATCGCCCGGGAGCTGAATCACCCGCCCACCGATCTGGAAAAAATCGCCTATAAAATTGAAAAAGATGACTATCGTGGCACGTTTTATTTTATCCAGATGGCTACCAATTTTGAGAAAACCGATCGCTACGTCGGGTTTCACGGCGCGGGCGGCGGCGGCTCGATGATGGGCATGGATGCGTTGCAGCGCAACGGTTACAGGGTCGCGAACTTTTGCGATACTTCGGGAAATCCCCCGGCATCGAAAGTGTATCGCGCCGCGAAGATTATTTTATCGCAGAAAAATATCGCCGGTTATTTCGGCTCCGGTTCGGGCGTCGCATCGCAGGAGCAATTCCACTCCGCCCGCGGACTGGTGAAAGCTTTTCGCGAAGTGTGGCTGGCCATTCCGGCAGTGATCCGGCTCGGCGGCAATTCGGAAGATCTCGCCGTGAAAATCCTCACCGAATACACCCGCGATCTGCCCGCGCCGATCGAGGGCTACAAAAAGGACGATCCGGTAGAATTTTGCGTCGAACGGCTGGACGCGCTGATCCGCGAATCGCACATTGCGCCGCAGCCGCGACCGGTGCAGCCAACGCCATCGCAACATACGTATTCGTTCGAAACGCCCACCGGCGACATTACATTTGATCACGATGCCTGCCTCAATTGCGAAACGCATATTTGCGTGGAAACTTGCGTGCCGCAAATCCTGAAGCTGGATAACGGCAAACCGGTGCTGAATATTTCCCGGGAAGATGCGCGCAACGGCAAATGCATCGAATGCCTCGCGTGCGAGGTGGAATGCCATTTTCGCGGCAATAAAGGCGGTCGCATTAATTTGCCGATTGAGGGACTGGACGACCGGAAGGGAGGTGCGAATGGCAATCCTGATTGACGGACAGCAAACCGTGATCGTGCAGGGCATCACCGGACGGGAAGGCGAGGTGCGCACCCGGTTGATGCTCGATTACGGCACCCGGATCGCCGGCGGCGTAACACCCGGCAGGGGCGGCCAAACCGTGCACGGACTGCCGGTTTTCGATACGGTTCTTGAAGCCGTAGAAATATTTGAAAATATTGACGTTAGCGTCATTTTTGTCCCCGCGCCGCTGGTGAAAGACGCCGCGCTGGAAGCGTTCGACGCGGGCATCAAACTGGCGGTGCTGGTGCCGGATCGTGTGCCGGTTTACGACGTGCTGGAAATTTCCCGCTACGCCCGGGAATGCGGCGCCAATTTTTTGGGACCCAACACGCTCGGCGTGCTCAGCCCCGGAAAAGGCGTGCTCGGCATGATGGGCGGTCGGGCGGAATCCGCCAAAAACTGGTTCAAACCGGGAAATGTGGGCATCACCTCCCGTTCCGGAGGGATGACCTCGTCGCTGGCGTATTACCTCAGCCAGTCGGGCATCGGGTTGAGCACGCTGGTGCACGTTGGCGGCGATTCCGTGGTGGGTTTGCCCCATCCGGAAACTGTCAAAATGTTCGAAGCGGATCCGCAAACCGATGCAATTGTGGTGTTCGGCGAAATCGGCACATCGCAGGAAGAAGGCGTGGCGGAACTGATCGCGCAGGGCAAGGTGCGCAAACCGGTCATCGCGTATATCGGCGGGCAGGCTGCCCAAAAAGGCGTGCGGTTTTCCCACGCCGGCGCTATCATCGAGGGCGAAAACGGCACCTACGAAAACAAGGTGCAACGACTGACAACCGCCGGGGCAACCGTTGTGGCGCATTTTCAGGATATCCCCAAAGCTGTTCTGTCCGCCATCGCATTACGGAAATCGCAGGGGAATGCGATTAAATAACCGATGTTACGCAGAAACTGTTTTGCCACAGAGACACGGAGAATCACAGAGAAATATTACAGTAACCATTTTTATAGTAAATGCTCGTTTTATATGACAATACCTTTTCTTCTCAAAACCGTTTTTAGATTTTTAAAGAATCTCTGTGTCGCTCTGTGTCTCAGTGGCGAAAATGCGTAACGTCATTAAATAAACAATGTTACGCAATTGAAGATTACGGCTCGCATAATTGCGTTTCGCGTTCTCTGCGGCAAAAAATGAAAACCGGAGTAAAAATGAAACCCCAAACCTGGCAAACGAACATCACCCGAATTCGCGAAAATGAAATTTTGGTGAAGGGCTATCCCATCGAAGATTTGATGGGGCAGCGCAGCTTCGCGGAAACGTTTTACCTGCTGATCAAGGGCGAGCTGCCGACGCGGAACATCGCGCGGGTGCTGGACGCGATCCTCATTTCCAGCGTTGATCACGGCGTGACGCCGCCCTCCTGCCAGACCGCAATTTTGTCCGCATCCACCGGCGCTGCGCTGAACGGTGCGCTGGCAGCGGGCATTTTGTCGATTAACGAATTTCACGGCGGCGCGATTGCGGACAGCATGAGATTGCTGAAATCTGCCATAAATCTAATGAAAACAACATCGATGAGCGTGCCGGATGCGGCTGCAGCGATCGTCGATGACCATCTCACCCATCGCAAAAAATTGATGGGCTACGGGCATCGCGTGCACAGCAACGATCCGCGAACCCAAAAATTGTTCGACATTGCCACAGAAAACGGCGTCGCCAACGTGCACGTGGAAATGTGCCTCGCCATTCGCGATGCGCTGCAGGAACGCGGCAAATCGCTGCCCGTCAACGTGGATGCGGCCATCGCTGCGCTGCTCTGCGAGCTGGATTTTCCCGAAACACTGGCAAACGCGTTTTTCATCATTTCCCGGCTGCCCGGGCTGGTTGCCCATATTCTGGAGGAAAAAAGCCGCTACAAACCGATGCGGAAAATCGATTTCGCAATGGCGGAATATGACGGTCCGGAAAAACGCCAAATTCCCGATACGGAGGAATAACATGCAACTGCGATGGCTGATTGTTTTGCTCGCGATTTGCAGCAATTTGCTGGCAAATCCCGGTTCCACCCAAACGGTGGATTTTCACTCGGCAACGCTGGATCGCGACTGGCGATACAAAATTTATTTGCCCGAAGATTATGATTCTACTGAGCTTAGCTATCCGGTAATTTATCTGCTGCACGGCAGCGGCGGCGATGAAAACGCGTGGGACCCGGTTTTCCCGCTGCTCGATTCGCTGATTGCAGCGGAAATCATCCCACCGGTGATTGCGGTTGCGCCGGCGAGCGGCACAAGCTGGTGGACGGACGGAAAAGAGCCGTTCGAAACGGCATTTTTTGCAGATTTACAGCCGGATGCGGAACAGCGATTTCGCATTTCGAGCGAACGCAGCGGGCGAATGGTGGCGGGATATTCAATGGGCGGATACAGCGCGTTGCGCTATGCGCTGGCGCATCCGCAGATGTTCGCTGCCGCAACTATTTTGAGCCCGGCGCTTTATTCGCAACAGCCGCCGCCGGAATCCAGCGCGCGAACCAGCGGTGCATTCGGCACGCCGTTTGACTCATCGCTGTGGGAAAATTGGAATTATCCGGCAGTGCTAACTACATATCTGGCACAGGACTTACGGGTGCCGATTTATATCGCCTGCGGCGATGACGACTGGAATCACCCGGAAGGATTTGAATACAATATGGAGCAACAATCCGTGCTGCTGTATGGCATTTTGAACCGGAAAAGCGGCAGCCCGGCGGAATTGCGCATCGTCAACGGCGGGCACAACTGGAAGCTTTGGAAACCCCAATTTATCAACGGATTGAAATATATGCTGCAATCTATCCGCTGATATTTTCTATTAATAAATACTCCGAAATTCATCGAAAAAACGCTCATTGGTCGTATTGTTGAATGGAATTTTATGCACAATGTCGATACTATATTTCTATTTTTTGATTAAAAACAGCAAAATTCTTTGTAAATATGTATTGTTGACAATTATCACAGCGCCAATTTATGGCGATATGTAAAATATGCAATCTTTTTTACACAGCTGTATCTGTACCTAATTTACCTATTGCAACACAACTAAAGGAGTCATTTTATGCGCAGTGTTAAAGGATTAATTGTTGCAGTTTTAATGTTGTTTGGTGTTTCATCTTTATACGCACAGGGCGGATTTCAATCGGTAGTTGTGTCCGGTAACCTTGCGATTCCATTCGGCGATTTCAGTGATGGCGCCGGTGTTGGGTTTGGTGGTACTGTTACCGGTATTTATTCTTACACGCCTCAAATTGCTTTCACCGGAACGGCCGGTTATTTGATGTTTGGTTCGAAATCGGCAGGAACGACTGGCAATAGTGTAGATGTCAGCACATCTGCGATTCCCATTATGGCAGGTGCCCGCTATTTTCTGCAGCCTGGCGGAGAAGGGCCACAAATTTTTGTCGGCGGCGAAATCGGATTTCATATTTACAGCGTAAGCGCTGAAACCGAATTTACAAATCCGTTTACCGGTGAAACCGAAAAACAAGATGCTTCCGACAGCAGCACAGAATTTGCATTTGCACCGATGGCCGGTGTTCAAATGGGAAATCTCGATCTCGCAGCATTGATCGTTTTCTCCGATGCCAACTATTTTGGCGCCCGCGTCGGATACACAATCCCGATTGGAAAATAAGCGTAGAAAATTATCTGTAATTCCCCGAAGCCCGGTATTTTGCCGGGCTTTTTTTTGCTTGAATTCAGCTTTTCCGAAGCAAAATGAAATATATTTCGTAAACCAGATTGTCCAATATTTGGGGTTGGAATAATGGTAGCAAATGCCCAAAAAGACATCGTAAAATTGCCGTTTGGTGTATGATATTATATCTTCAAAAAATCAATCAACGGGAATACGGGTTGTCTGCATCGGAGGGCGGAAGCGACCGGAATATCAGCGAAGCTTTGCTCAAGGATTTGGTGAAAGCACCGGAAATCACCATCGTTTTTCCACCTGAGCTGACCGAAGCCGAAGCGCGGAATATCTTCATTTCGCTGATTGATGCGCAGGTGAAAAAGCATCGCCGCTGGATGCTGGCCAACGGTGCGCTACTGCCATTCAGCATTCCGCTGACGATCATTCCGGGTCCGAATGTGGTGTTATTTTACATCGCTTGGCGGGCATTTTCGCATTACAAATCGCAAAAAGGCGGACAAAAAGCACTCAGCGAAATGCCGCTGAAATTCGTTCCCGGAAGCTCCGGAAAATAACCGGTTGCACTTCATCTGTAATAATTTTCCCCACAATAAAAATCCCGCCACATTTCATGTCAACCGTTTCCGGTAAAAAGCCAATTATGGTTGATCTTTTTGGAAAGATCGCTAAATTGAGCCACGTTGTGTTACACAAGGGAAACGGGAATAAACGCTGTCGCATTGTGAACATCGCCGGAAAAATCGACCGAAATGACGAATATCCTCACGCTTGTTTTCGAAATCTATGGTATTGCTTTTATTGGATTTATCGTAGTTAAGCTGCGCTGGTTCAGTCTTGCTGCAACGGACGGACTGATCAAATTTGTATTCAACATCAGTATTCCGGCGCTCATGTTCCGTTCGCTGTCGCAGATGGAATTGCCGGAAGTGCTGCCGGTGAAACTGATTGCATCGTATTACATCGCCGTACTCGGTGTGCTGTTCACCGGGATGGGCGTTTCGCGATTCCTGTTCAAATATCCCAACGGAAAGCAGGTGATTTTCACTTACGGCGGCAGTTTTTCCAATACGGTGTTGCTCGGTGTGCCGATCATCATCAGCTCGCTCGGCGATGAGAGTGCGTTTCCGCTGTTTTTGCTGATCAGCTTTCACGGCGTCAGCCTGCTTAGCACGATGACTATTTTTCTGGAAATGAGCAGCGCAGGCGGCGGCACATTTTGGGGATATGTGAAAACGGCGTTTGCGGGCGTGCTCAAAAACCCGATTATTTGGGGAATTGTGCTCGGTGTGCTGTTCAATTTAACCGGCACCGGTTATCCCGTCGCGGTGGACGAAATGCTCAAAATGATCGCCCAGACCGCCATTCCCTGCTCGCTGTTCAGCTTCGGCGCGATGCTCTCCGGCTACAAAATTGCCGGGGAAGTAGGTGCGTCGCTGGCGATTTCTGCTATCAAAAATCTTTTGCACCCCGCTCTGGTTTGGTTGCTGGCGACCCGCGTTTTCGGCATCCCGCTGTTGTGGGCGCAAACAGCCACATTGCTCGCTGCGATGCCCACCGGATTCAATATTTTTCTGTTTGCTCACCGCTATCAGCAGGCTATAGAAATGTCCACAACCGCGATTTCCATCTCCACAATTATCTCCATTTTTACGGTTTCACTCCTCATTTTTTGGTTCGGCATTTAATCACTCCCGGAATTTATTGAGAAAAATAACTCCGATCCCTGCTCTTGCATGGAAAGGAGCAAATTTGAAGGGATTCAGTGGTTCAATAAATTTTTTGTTCAAGGGAGACAATCATGTCGAAACTCAATGTGAATACCGCCACGGTAAAAGAGCTGGCGGCATTGCAGGGAATCGGTCCCAGCCTTGCACGCCGGATAGTGGAATATCGCGAAACTGTGGGCCCATTTCGCACGATATATGAAATTGCCGCTGTAAAAGGCGTTTCCGAAGCGTTAATTACCCGCATTCGCCATTTGATAACGGTTGATCCGGGATCGCCCGGCAGTAACACCGGCAACTTTATCCTGAGTGTCCGGATGAAAAGCGATGGTGTCGATCCGCAGCAATATGAAGATCACAGTATTTCTGTGAAATATGTGCGAATCGAAACCATTTCCGATCCGGAAGGAAATGTCACCTATCTCAGCATTCCGGAAGAATCCGTCAAAAAAGTGGATGATGACGCCAAAGCCGTTTTCGAGCTGCCCAAAAAAGACGATCTGGAGGGCGAAGTGCTCATCAGCGCACTCGCACCGGACGGCGAATTGCTGAAAGATAAAACTTTCACCGCAGCGGATTTGCCGGAAGAAGTTTCCATCAACGTAAAACCGCGCGATTATTTTGCGGTCGAACCGAATGAAGATCCCAATTTCGGGAAATCCGCGCGATTGCGCGGACGCGTTATCGAGGCGCTCGACCGGCAGGAAATTGAATTTACGCAAGTGGTTATCTGGGGCGCGACCAAAGATGAGCCGCAGGAACAGGATTTCCGGGCGCTGATCGTCGCGGATACCGACGACAAAGGCTACTTTTCCGGTCCGCTGCCGCGCGGCGTGTTCACCGCTGCTTACGGCGTTGTTGCCGTTGGCGACGGTGTGACCGTTCCCATCCATTTGCTGGATGACCAAACGTTCCCGGAAAATGTGATTTTGGTGGTTAATCTCGACGATGTGCCGTTGCCCGCACCCGAAGAAGAGGACGATTGCGAATGCCACAAAAAACCGCCGGCAGTCCCGCGCGATCCCGATTCCGCAGATCTTTCTCGCGCCGATGGCACTTACAGCCAGGATTTGGGCAAGGGCGGCTGCATCGATTTTACCCGACCGGATCGCACGCTGGATGAATTCACCTATTCGTATGTGGTGCGCACGACCGAGCCGAGCATCAAAGGGATGACGCTCGAAGAACCGGACAAAATTTCCGCAAATCTGCTGCTCAATTTGCTGCCGGCACAATTTACAACGGCTGCTTTCGCAGAAAAAAATGAAGCGTCAACGGCTGCCCGCATTGTAACGAATCAGGCAAAAACCGGGTTACCGGTGGAAAAAATCGACGCCAAAATTTTGCGAACGCTCGCCAACGATCCCGATGGGTTTTCGCTGACCAAACTGACCACCGCCGCAAACCGCACGCTTCATGCGGATATTCTGCGACTGGTGGGCAAACACCTGCGTTTCGCTCCGCAGCGCACCCGCCTCGATTGCAAAAATGCCGTCGATTGGGATGACGAACCAACGATTTATCAAGCCTGCACCATCGCGCACGGACATGTGCTGCGTTTCAAACAGGAGTGGATTGCCGATGGCTATTCGCTCGGCAATTTGTTGCACAGCATTCCGCTGGCACCGGGACAGAAAAAGCAGATCGCGATTGTCGATTGGGAACGCCGCGAATCCGCCGCAAGGCAGGAATCGTTGAGCGAAAGCGAGCAGTTGGACGCGTTCATCAGCCGCGACCGCGATATTCACGAAATCGTCAACGCAACTGTGGCGGAAAGCACGCGCGGCGGCTCGTCCGCCAAAACCGGATCGTTCGGCGGCGGCATCGGCATCGGCGCTATTTTGGGGCCGGTCGGCGGGCTTTTGGGCATCGGCGGCGGTTCCAGCAAAGCGAGTTCGTCCGCGTGGCAAAATTCATCCCGCAAAACTGCGGCGGACAGCCTGCAAATGCTCCGCGACCGCACAATTCAGGGCGCATCGTCGATTCGCAATCAACGCTCGACCGTCGTGCAAACCGTTAGGCAGGGCGAGCGCGTGACCGCGCAAACTGAATCGCTGGCGAATTACAACCATTGCCACGCCATCACCATCCAGTATTTTGAAGTGCTGCGCCATTTGCTGGTGCGCCAACGCCTCACCGATGTGCAGGAATGCCTTTTCGTACCGTTGCTGATGACCCGTTTCAATCGCGACAAAGCCTTGCGCTGGCGAAACACATTGCAACGCAGCGTTTTCGGACGGCTCCGCACCGGTTTTGCAGCGCTGGAACGCATCGAAAATAATTATGTTGGCAGCGATTTGCCGGTTGGCACTTATGCGGATCAGACCATCGATAACATCGACGGCGACCTGTATTTGCGTTTCGAGCTCGCCCGCCCGAAAGATGTGGACGACGCGTTCCACGCCGCCAGTTGGGGATTTCTGAGCTTTTTGTTGCCGCATATCGATGCCAAACAATTTTACGATAACCATTTGAAAGAACAGAGTTTAAAGGATCAGATTTTCTTCCGCGAACTCGGTCCGCGCATTGCCGAACGGTTTGTGCAAAATCTGGATGTTTACGCGGTGGATAACAACAATGTGGAGCACCGGCTCAATCTCGATCCCACCCTCGTTTCCGATTTTGTGAACGACAGCCGGTTGTATGTCTCGCTGCGGATGAGCGACGCACTCTCGCCGATCGCCCGGAAAGATATCAAGTTCATCAAAATCAGCAATCGTTCGATCAGTCTCGGCGGGCTGCTGCTGTATAACGCGCTGCCGGCGAATTCCAAAGTGATTGTGGAATCGGGAAGCATGCGCTATCAAACCAAATATTCCAGCGATTATCTGTTCCGCAATTCCCGGATTTACAACGACTTAACCGCAAATGATGACGTCCGGATTTTCACGCCGCTCAACAGCCAGGAAATCCGCAATCCCCGCGAAGAGGATAAGGAATTGTCGCGGCAACTGCTCGATCATCTGAACGAGCATCTGGAATTTTATCACCACCGGATTTGGTGGGCGATGAGTGCGGATCGCCGTTACATGTTGCTGGACGGATTTATCGCGCCGAACAGCAGCAACAAAAGCGTGGCATCCGTGGTGGAAAATGAGCTGATCGGCATCGTCGGCAACAGCCTCATTTTACCGGTTTCGCGCGGTTATCACCTCGATCCGACCTTCAAACAGGATGTCGAAAATCCGATTGATTTGCTGGACCATTACGCGCCGAACACGCCCATCGAGCCAACGCGCATGGCAATCCCGACGCGCGGCGTTTACGCCGAAGCCGTGATGGGCGCCTGCAATTCCTGCGAATTCAAAGAGGAAGAACGGTTCTGGCGTTGGGAAGAATCGCCGATCCCGGATTCGCCTGCGGCGATCTCACCGGTCAGCACGGAATCGCGTCGCGCCGAAGCGCCGGACCTCACAGCGAAAGATTTCCCGGCATCGATCATCAACATGCAAACCGCACCGAACGCACCGGATCCGACCGGATTGGCCGCCGCGTTGCAGTTGATCGGTCAGCCGAATCTGTTCAAAGATATTACCGGATTGACCGGCAACCAGCAAAACGCCATCGCCGCGCTCAATTCCGCGATGGAAACCGCCAAATTCTTTGGCGGACAGGCGGCAAATCTGGCGATCCAGGGCAGAATGGCCCGCGATGTGGACAAAGCCATGCGCACCATTCAGTCTGCCAAACAGAACGGATTGATCAATGAAGAGCAGGCAAATGAATTGATGGCCAGCGCCATTCGCGGCATGATCGGCGGCGGCGCAGAGAAAAAAGACAAGCCGCTGACACAGGAACCGCAGGTGGAAAAAGCCATCAGCAACAGCACTCAGCGCGGTGAAAAAGTGAAAATCCAGCGCGGCAGTGAGTCTGTTGAGCTCGGCGAAAAAGAAAAAGGCGAAGGTTCGGAAAGTTTCGATTACAACGTTCCGGGCATTGTGCCGATTATCGCGCAGCCGTCCAACCTCACCTGCTGGGCAACCGTCGCAACCATGATGGTTAGTTGGAAAGACAGTGTATCCTACCCGATTACAGATGTTATGGATACTGCCGGTGCCATTTACCGCACCAAGTTCGATAACAACCAAGGATTGCTCGGCTCCGAAAAACCGGCGTTTCTGGCAGCGCTCGGATTAACCGGTGAAGCGCCGCAGAGCTATTCTGTTCAGGGATTCCGCAATCTGCTGGAAAGCGTTGGTCCGCTGTGGGCAACCACAGACGAACTGCCCGGCGACGGATTCGCGATTCACGCGCGGATTGTGACCGGCATGTTCGGAGACGGCACGCCGGAAAACACCTTCCTGCGCATCAACGATCCTGCTGGCGGTCGCCAATACAGCGAAACATTCCTGAAATTCATGCAAAAATTCGAAGAAGTTGCCGCGGGCGGATTGCGCGTCCAGATTGTGCACTTCTAACCCGATCTCGTTTACAGCTCATCTCAAAGCCCCGACTGGAAATTCCGGTTGGGGCTTTTTTTATTGGGGGATGCAACTACCGTGAATAGCGGGATAAACATTGTCACTTCCGTAGATTTTTAGTTTAACACAACTTATAAATTTATGTCGATTAATTTCTATCGGATTTTTGGAATCAGATAGTTGAAAATCGCACCCTCGCAAAAAATATTTCGCCCGGCGCACATCCGATTTAATGGTATTCAATTTGTTCTCACCGCGTAAAGCAGTTAGGGTTTTGGCGGAGATTCCCAAAGATTCCGGTGAATTGGTGATGAATTGTCTGATTAACTCTGCGATCAGCTCTGTTTCTGTCGAACTGCAAATTTTAAATTGCTCAACATCCCCCAGTTTTTTTTGAAAATCATCGTTTGGCAAAGGGTAGTGCAATCGCAGCCAAATCTGAAAAATCACCCATCGTTTTTCATCCCATACGCGTAATTTTTGCAAATATTTGTTGATTAGGAACACAAAGTTTTTCTGCTGAGTATGTTCAGATTTCGAAAAATAATAATCTTCAATTTGCCCGAAACCTTCAAACGTTAGTTCCTCACGCCGTTTTTGTTGTTGTATCAATTGCAAATAGCGATTTCGCAACATGGTGTAAATCAGCCCGCGAAGTTTTGAGCTGTCCTCGATGTCGTTAAGCCTGAATTTGTAAGTTTCGTATAAACAGATCATCGTATCC of Calditrichia bacterium contains these proteins:
- a CDS encoding calcium/sodium antiporter; the protein is MAEHLLIQLALLAVGLYLLWGGAELLVKYSVQVASSFGISPLIIGLTVVSIGTSLPELFVSTVAAIENEIGISIGNILGSNIANLGLILGLGALIYPLPVQKTWLRREVPFMILVTLVFVGCAITGFQIGWAEGVLLLLLFALFVSYILRYSLREMAEFEELQKAHSDAKSQSPRVIHWLLIAVGIAILVGGSKLTVFAAVRLAEKLDVNNTIIGLTLIALGTSLPELATTLVSAAKKEVDLAIGNIIGSNIFNLVLVGGITAFIRPVEVDHTMLFLEIPILVFITLIVWPIMRTDWRIIRGEGFSLLLVYILFITFSAGIL
- a CDS encoding acetate--CoA ligase family protein → MARLHEFQGKALLRQMGITVPKEAVVTSAEAAADAVAIIGGETVLKAQAWTTARFKQGLIRFATTAADATAITRELLARQISGYPVTHVLVEEKIDIAEEYFASLIISDTESAPVLIFSATGGSGVEEIVREHPDKVAYFTIDVRNGIRDFEARNLVRRTGIHGKAQQAIAGILVKLWQTARKFEARSLEINPLVKTRDGRFLAADCRITIDDYAVYRHPELGIEIARELNHPPTDLEKIAYKIEKDDYRGTFYFIQMATNFEKTDRYVGFHGAGGGGSMMGMDALQRNGYRVANFCDTSGNPPASKVYRAAKIILSQKNIAGYFGSGSGVASQEQFHSARGLVKAFREVWLAIPAVIRLGGNSEDLAVKILTEYTRDLPAPIEGYKKDDPVEFCVERLDALIRESHIAPQPRPVQPTPSQHTYSFETPTGDITFDHDACLNCETHICVETCVPQILKLDNGKPVLNISREDARNGKCIECLACEVECHFRGNKGGRINLPIEGLDDRKGGANGNPD
- a CDS encoding succinate--CoA ligase subunit alpha, whose product is MAILIDGQQTVIVQGITGREGEVRTRLMLDYGTRIAGGVTPGRGGQTVHGLPVFDTVLEAVEIFENIDVSVIFVPAPLVKDAALEAFDAGIKLAVLVPDRVPVYDVLEISRYARECGANFLGPNTLGVLSPGKGVLGMMGGRAESAKNWFKPGNVGITSRSGGMTSSLAYYLSQSGIGLSTLVHVGGDSVVGLPHPETVKMFEADPQTDAIVVFGEIGTSQEEGVAELIAQGKVRKPVIAYIGGQAAQKGVRFSHAGAIIEGENGTYENKVQRLTTAGATVVAHFQDIPKAVLSAIALRKSQGNAIK
- a CDS encoding citryl-CoA lyase, whose translation is MKPQTWQTNITRIRENEILVKGYPIEDLMGQRSFAETFYLLIKGELPTRNIARVLDAILISSVDHGVTPPSCQTAILSASTGAALNGALAAGILSINEFHGGAIADSMRLLKSAINLMKTTSMSVPDAAAAIVDDHLTHRKKLMGYGHRVHSNDPRTQKLFDIATENGVANVHVEMCLAIRDALQERGKSLPVNVDAAIAALLCELDFPETLANAFFIISRLPGLVAHILEEKSRYKPMRKIDFAMAEYDGPEKRQIPDTEE
- a CDS encoding esterase family protein; the encoded protein is MQLRWLIVLLAICSNLLANPGSTQTVDFHSATLDRDWRYKIYLPEDYDSTELSYPVIYLLHGSGGDENAWDPVFPLLDSLIAAEIIPPVIAVAPASGTSWWTDGKEPFETAFFADLQPDAEQRFRISSERSGRMVAGYSMGGYSALRYALAHPQMFAAATILSPALYSQQPPPESSARTSGAFGTPFDSSLWENWNYPAVLTTYLAQDLRVPIYIACGDDDWNHPEGFEYNMEQQSVLLYGILNRKSGSPAELRIVNGGHNWKLWKPQFINGLKYMLQSIR
- a CDS encoding AEC family transporter; its protein translation is MTNILTLVFEIYGIAFIGFIVVKLRWFSLAATDGLIKFVFNISIPALMFRSLSQMELPEVLPVKLIASYYIAVLGVLFTGMGVSRFLFKYPNGKQVIFTYGGSFSNTVLLGVPIIISSLGDESAFPLFLLISFHGVSLLSTMTIFLEMSSAGGGTFWGYVKTAFAGVLKNPIIWGIVLGVLFNLTGTGYPVAVDEMLKMIAQTAIPCSLFSFGAMLSGYKIAGEVGASLAISAIKNLLHPALVWLLATRVFGIPLLWAQTATLLAAMPTGFNIFLFAHRYQQAIEMSTTAISISTIISIFTVSLLIFWFGI